A genomic stretch from Flavobacterium humidisoli includes:
- a CDS encoding LacI family DNA-binding transcriptional regulator codes for MKKITIRDIAKQAEVSISTVSFVINGKGEKMAISPSVIKKVQDVAQKLQYKPSMIASSLRTGKTRSIGLIVEDISNQFFADLARVIEDEAKNINYRVFYCSTGDDNNRSEELVQSLLQANVEGFIITPTRNLEKTIGQLLKLQKPVVLIDRYFANQKVSHVVMDNYEGSYSATKFLIDKGRKNIAVVNNESGMIQMKLREKGYVEALKEEGIYNENYTLHLDYHATEQSRVEAIINFFEKNKDIDAVLFLANYLGLAGLQAFRYLKYKIPEDISVISFDDHDSFKLHTPTISVIAQPIEDIAVKSIQLLMSQMTNFEDYKIEKILKKGSLIIRESV; via the coding sequence ATGAAAAAGATTACAATTAGAGATATTGCTAAACAGGCAGAAGTTTCTATTTCTACTGTGTCTTTTGTTATCAATGGAAAAGGCGAAAAAATGGCTATTAGTCCGTCCGTGATTAAAAAAGTTCAGGATGTAGCACAAAAACTGCAGTATAAACCAAGCATGATTGCTAGCAGTTTACGAACTGGGAAAACAAGATCAATCGGACTTATTGTAGAAGATATATCCAATCAGTTTTTTGCTGATTTGGCAAGAGTGATCGAAGACGAAGCAAAAAATATTAATTATAGAGTTTTTTATTGCAGCACAGGAGACGATAACAATCGTTCGGAAGAATTGGTGCAGAGTCTTTTACAGGCAAATGTTGAAGGCTTCATTATTACACCGACTCGAAATCTGGAAAAAACAATCGGCCAACTTTTAAAATTGCAGAAACCAGTTGTGCTAATCGACAGATATTTTGCCAATCAAAAAGTAAGTCATGTGGTAATGGACAATTACGAAGGATCTTACTCAGCCACTAAATTTTTGATTGATAAAGGAAGAAAGAATATTGCTGTTGTAAATAACGAGTCTGGAATGATTCAGATGAAATTGCGAGAAAAAGGATATGTAGAGGCGTTAAAAGAAGAAGGAATTTATAACGAAAATTATACGCTTCATTTAGATTATCATGCAACCGAACAAAGCAGAGTAGAAGCCATTATAAATTTCTTTGAAAAAAATAAGGATATAGATGCCGTTCTTTTTTTAGCAAATTACCTCGGACTTGCGGGATTACAAGCTTTTAGGTATTTAAAATATAAAATTCCAGAGGATATTTCGGTTATCAGTTTTGATGATCATGACAGTTTCAAACTGCATACGCCCACCATATCTGTAATTGCTCAGCCAATAGAAGATATAGCGGTCAAGTCCATACAATTGCTAATGAGTCAAATGACAAACTTTGAAGACTATAAAATTGAAAAAATTCTCAAAAAAGGCTCTTTAATAATAAGAGAATCAGTTTAA
- a CDS encoding SusC/RagA family TonB-linked outer membrane protein codes for MRRILAVLGVILLSSLSAAAQNRLITGIVTDAENKGVVAASIEVQGKPFSAVTDAEGRFKMNVPEGKVILNVSSIGFQSKQVVLQEKETRVAVTLAENTQELKDVVVTSFGVKKQKKSLGYAVGELKGDDLTKNKEINLGNALQGKIAGVNVSAPVTGPSGSSRVVIRGATSASGLNQPLYVVDGIPIDNTQQGNAGMWGGADKGDGMSSFNPDDIASLSVLKGSAASALYGYRGSNGVILITTKKGKNGTGIGVDFSTNSSFNTPASLLKWQDQYGAGAPNASGVPTRFTNLQELRDSYYFAWGDKYDGTPSLSLDGKTRPYQAYGKDNVENFYRTGYSFSNTLAISGGNESTNFRLSFGNTKDESILPETTFGRNNVALSLNSAPNKRISIESNAQYISEKSHNRPYLNDSPRNPSFPTTFMTPGTDIRWLSNPYDANGGEEDFLGANVYHTNPYFATKSPLNDDLRKRFIGSAKVNYNITDKIYAKAVIGIDDINYEYTEIEPTGINYSPGGSIENRIETRSEVNASGFLGYKGDIAKDLSLDAFIGANRQHNRYSGIKMKGNNFIVPFKYFYGNTQPDKTEKLFSESEVNSLFYSADLGYKDYLFLSLTGREDWFSTLDPSNNSTFYPSVSSSFIYSEVIGLPEWISYGKIRAGWGNVGGALPEAYALALTYTTPDGQTDSLGQPILGVNGETIPNRTLKPYNVSTIEFGFENTFFNNRVSTDLTFYSKKTTNDITDADVSQASGYRTTKINVGEILNKGVEFAINVKAVKTENFSWNVGYNFAYNDSEVLNLSDKITTKTLEGNRDGRANVVLEKGQPFGVIKAYDYLRDTNGNIVLDTNGKFLRGNLIIAGQGVAPTSMGLSNDFSYKNFTLSVFVDAKFGGEIYSATNQLGTRYGLSEITLPGRETGVAVSGTDVNGNPVNTTVSAYDYWRSYSDVTSNFVYDADFVKLRAISFAYNFPKEYLKRTPFQSVSLAFSAHNLWTIYDKVPNIDPESNYSNSNAQGMERASMPLTRNYGFALNVKF; via the coding sequence ATGAGACGAATATTAGCAGTGTTAGGAGTGATATTGCTTAGCAGTTTAAGTGCTGCCGCGCAAAATCGATTAATAACCGGCATAGTTACAGATGCAGAAAACAAGGGAGTTGTTGCTGCATCAATCGAAGTTCAAGGAAAACCATTTAGTGCTGTTACAGATGCTGAAGGGCGATTTAAAATGAATGTTCCAGAAGGTAAAGTAATCCTTAATGTTTCTTCTATAGGGTTTCAGTCAAAACAAGTTGTATTACAGGAGAAAGAAACAAGAGTTGCTGTTACACTTGCTGAAAATACTCAGGAATTAAAGGATGTTGTGGTAACTTCATTTGGAGTTAAAAAACAAAAGAAAAGTTTAGGTTACGCTGTTGGAGAACTAAAAGGCGATGATCTGACAAAAAATAAAGAAATCAATTTAGGAAATGCTTTGCAAGGTAAAATTGCCGGTGTAAACGTTTCGGCTCCAGTTACAGGGCCATCAGGTTCAAGCCGAGTTGTTATTCGTGGTGCGACTTCTGCATCAGGACTGAACCAGCCGTTGTATGTGGTAGACGGAATTCCGATTGACAATACACAGCAAGGAAATGCAGGAATGTGGGGTGGAGCTGATAAAGGAGATGGTATGTCTTCTTTTAATCCTGACGATATTGCTTCGCTATCTGTGCTTAAAGGTAGTGCCGCTTCTGCTCTTTACGGGTACAGAGGATCAAATGGTGTTATCTTAATTACAACTAAAAAAGGTAAAAACGGAACAGGAATAGGAGTAGATTTTAGCACCAATTCTTCTTTTAACACACCTGCAAGTCTTTTAAAATGGCAAGATCAATATGGTGCTGGTGCTCCAAATGCGAGTGGTGTGCCGACTAGATTTACCAATTTACAAGAACTTAGAGATTCGTACTATTTTGCGTGGGGAGATAAATATGACGGAACCCCTTCTTTATCTCTTGATGGAAAAACAAGACCGTACCAAGCTTATGGAAAAGATAATGTGGAGAATTTCTACAGAACGGGATATTCTTTCAGTAATACTTTAGCGATCTCTGGTGGAAATGAATCAACAAACTTTAGGTTATCTTTTGGAAATACAAAAGATGAATCTATTTTGCCAGAAACTACTTTTGGTAGAAACAACGTGGCTTTGAGTTTAAATTCGGCTCCAAATAAAAGAATCAGTATAGAAAGTAATGCGCAGTATATTTCTGAGAAAAGCCATAACCGTCCATACTTAAATGATTCACCAAGAAACCCATCTTTCCCAACAACATTCATGACTCCGGGAACAGATATTAGATGGTTAAGCAATCCTTATGATGCGAACGGTGGAGAAGAAGACTTTTTAGGAGCAAACGTATACCATACAAATCCTTATTTTGCTACCAAATCTCCTTTAAACGACGATCTTAGAAAACGTTTTATAGGTTCTGCAAAAGTAAATTATAACATTACAGATAAAATTTATGCTAAAGCTGTTATTGGTATTGATGATATTAATTATGAATATACTGAAATTGAACCTACTGGAATAAATTATAGCCCAGGTGGATCGATCGAAAACAGAATTGAAACGCGTTCTGAAGTAAATGCTTCTGGTTTTTTAGGCTACAAAGGAGATATTGCTAAAGACCTTTCATTGGATGCTTTTATTGGGGCAAACCGCCAGCATAATAGATACAGCGGTATTAAAATGAAAGGAAATAACTTCATTGTTCCGTTTAAATATTTCTACGGAAATACACAGCCAGATAAAACTGAAAAATTATTTTCTGAAAGTGAAGTAAACTCTCTTTTCTATTCAGCAGATTTGGGATACAAAGACTATTTGTTTCTTAGTTTAACAGGCCGCGAAGATTGGTTCTCCACTTTAGATCCGTCAAATAACAGCACTTTTTATCCTTCGGTAAGTTCAAGTTTTATTTACTCAGAAGTTATCGGTCTTCCTGAATGGATTTCTTATGGTAAAATTAGAGCGGGTTGGGGTAACGTTGGAGGAGCATTGCCAGAAGCTTATGCTTTAGCATTGACTTATACAACTCCAGACGGACAGACAGATTCTTTAGGACAGCCAATTTTGGGGGTAAATGGAGAAACAATTCCAAACAGAACTTTAAAACCATACAATGTAAGTACAATTGAGTTTGGTTTTGAGAACACGTTTTTCAACAACAGGGTAAGTACAGATTTGACTTTCTACAGCAAAAAAACAACGAATGATATTACAGATGCCGATGTTTCTCAAGCTTCAGGATATAGAACTACAAAAATCAATGTTGGAGAAATCTTAAACAAAGGGGTGGAGTTTGCTATTAATGTAAAAGCAGTTAAGACCGAAAATTTCTCTTGGAACGTAGGTTATAATTTTGCTTACAACGATAGCGAAGTTTTAAATCTTTCTGATAAAATTACAACAAAAACATTAGAAGGAAACAGAGACGGAAGAGCTAATGTAGTTTTAGAAAAGGGACAGCCTTTTGGAGTTATTAAAGCGTACGATTATTTAAGAGATACAAATGGCAACATTGTATTAGATACAAATGGAAAATTCTTAAGAGGAAATTTAATCATTGCGGGACAAGGTGTTGCGCCAACATCTATGGGACTTTCAAATGATTTTTCATATAAAAATTTCACTCTTTCTGTTTTTGTTGATGCTAAATTTGGAGGAGAAATCTATTCAGCTACAAATCAGTTAGGAACACGTTATGGATTATCTGAAATTACACTTCCTGGTCGTGAAACTGGAGTTGCAGTAAGCGGAACAGATGTTAACGGAAATCCTGTAAACACTACAGTTTCGGCATACGATTACTGGAGAAGCTATAGTGATGTAACATCAAATTTTGTTTACGATGCTGATTTTGTTAAGCTTAGAGCAATTTCATTTGCTTATAATTTCCCAAAAGAATATTTAAAAAGAACACCATTCCAGTCTGTTAGTTTAGCATTTTCTGCTCATAATTTATGGACTATTTATGACAAAGTTCCAAACATCGATCCTGAGTCAAATTACTCAAACAGTAATGCGCAAGGTATGGAAAGAGCTTCTATGCCTTTGACAAGAAACTATGGTTTTGCACTTAATGTCAAATTCTAA
- a CDS encoding SusD/RagB family nutrient-binding outer membrane lipoprotein → MKNRYIKIFCIAIVGVLTLASCDKGFEEMNKNPNALTDPAVKSMFTLAEIYVDGQDFSNTRGNNLYAAQIVQQFSSLGGPGSKYTYSSEYSAALFGETYGKGLNQIFQLLSVVENTPENSNMIQACRIMKVFLFQKLTDTYGEVPYFEAGKGYNGNVFSPKYDTQEAIYNDLLKELDEAGTALDAGKPFVGNADLYYQSDVARWKKLANSLMLRVAMRLSKVNPAKAKEFVEKAYAKGVFTSNDDSLVLKHDAGPAGVKTNPITSSWVRNDLNGGESNIKFSKTFIDLLKNTNDPRLRIYAKLEATGDNNPASQQGLANDAKEFPGGDKKLFSDPNTSTVLRLDAPTLIMSYAEVQFLLAEAAVKGWNVGGSAQTYYENGVRAAMNILIIFGDKVPAVSPAEYNTYITTYPFKASGTEAEKIEQIITQKWIVLLFNGFEAFSEYRRTGYPVLVPVNDPTGDTKGTIPRRLIYDQSELITNEANYKEAIQRQGLDLMTTRIWWDK, encoded by the coding sequence ATGAAAAATAGATATATCAAAATATTTTGTATCGCAATAGTTGGTGTTTTGACATTAGCTTCATGCGATAAAGGATTCGAAGAAATGAATAAGAATCCAAACGCTTTAACAGATCCGGCTGTAAAATCAATGTTTACACTTGCAGAGATTTATGTAGACGGACAAGATTTCTCTAACACAAGAGGAAACAATTTATACGCAGCACAAATTGTACAGCAATTTTCTTCACTTGGAGGGCCAGGTTCAAAATACACGTATTCTTCGGAGTATTCGGCTGCCCTTTTTGGTGAAACTTACGGAAAAGGATTAAATCAGATTTTCCAATTGTTATCTGTAGTGGAGAACACGCCAGAGAATTCAAATATGATTCAGGCCTGCAGAATTATGAAAGTATTTTTGTTTCAAAAACTAACAGATACTTACGGTGAAGTTCCTTATTTTGAAGCAGGAAAAGGATACAATGGAAACGTTTTTTCTCCGAAATATGATACACAAGAAGCTATTTACAACGATCTTTTAAAAGAATTAGACGAGGCTGGAACGGCATTAGATGCTGGAAAACCTTTTGTTGGAAATGCCGATTTGTATTACCAAAGTGATGTTGCAAGATGGAAGAAATTGGCAAACTCTTTAATGTTAAGAGTAGCAATGCGTTTGTCTAAAGTAAATCCCGCAAAAGCAAAAGAATTTGTAGAAAAAGCGTATGCTAAAGGTGTTTTTACATCAAATGATGACAGTTTGGTTTTAAAACATGATGCAGGTCCTGCGGGAGTTAAAACAAACCCTATTACTTCTTCATGGGTTAGAAATGATTTGAATGGAGGAGAATCGAACATTAAATTCAGTAAAACTTTCATCGATTTATTGAAAAATACAAACGATCCTCGTTTAAGAATTTATGCAAAACTAGAAGCTACAGGAGATAATAATCCTGCAAGTCAGCAAGGTTTGGCAAATGATGCTAAAGAATTTCCGGGAGGAGATAAAAAGCTTTTCTCAGATCCAAATACTTCTACAGTATTGCGTTTAGATGCTCCAACATTAATTATGTCTTATGCTGAGGTTCAGTTTTTATTGGCAGAAGCAGCAGTAAAAGGCTGGAACGTTGGCGGATCGGCTCAAACGTATTATGAAAACGGAGTAAGAGCGGCTATGAATATCTTAATCATTTTTGGAGATAAGGTACCGGCAGTTTCACCAGCAGAATACAATACTTACATTACAACATATCCTTTTAAAGCTTCAGGAACAGAAGCAGAAAAAATCGAGCAGATTATTACTCAAAAATGGATTGTATTATTATTCAACGGTTTTGAAGCATTCTCAGAATACAGAAGAACGGGTTATCCAGTTTTAGTTCCTGTGAATGATCCAACGGGAGATACAAAAGGAACAATCCCGAGAAGATTAATTTATGATCAGTCAGAACTTATCACAAACGAGGCTAATTATAAAGAAGCAATTCAACGTCAAGGTTTAGATTTAATGACCACAAGAATCTGGTGGGATAAATAA
- a CDS encoding beta-mannosidase, which translates to MNYQKKLHCVMCLFWIGFTSIAFAQQIDLKNNWKYREEKTQKWYSATVPGEIHTDLLNSKLIPDPFYRDNEEKLQWIERKNWEYKTTFQVTANMLKKKNTDLVFDGLDTYASVYVNNQLVLKADNMFRQWRVEVKKVLKSGNNDLRIVFQSAQNVVDSLAKKDYPFVIPDNPRAYVRKAQYHFGWDWGPKFTTCGIWKMPRLESYDEKNPEKPYVLNRKIELIQEPDSLGRSFYFKIDGKPVYMKGANYIPSDAFLSRVNKKEYEKIVLSAKEANMNMLRVWGGGIYEDDYFYDLCDKYGINVWQDFMFAGTMVPGDDAFFDNVKKEVQYQVKRLRHHPSIVLWCGNNESDEAFKNWGWMKSFKISKQDSIRLWKDYTRLFHDSIPKWVKEVDGKRPYLSSSPLHHWSKAKSVTEGDSHYWGIWWGLEDIEAVQKKTGRFVSEYGMLSLPNYASIESFTSPEDRHLYSDILKVHLKAGKGFEKLDSYLGKYFIDASKIKKMNLEDYAYLSQCLHYYSIKNIVGIHRSKAPYNMGTLVWQLNDCWPVASWSITDYNNRQPKAAWYAIKEAYRDDIKPETDFTHPKDLQLEDPKISWEIKGNNIIIKAQKMAKYVCISMKGYNGKWSDNYFDLKAREEKIISFEGKIAKPEIKIYSLFEVLERYK; encoded by the coding sequence ATGAATTATCAAAAAAAACTTCATTGTGTCATGTGCCTATTTTGGATAGGTTTTACATCAATTGCCTTTGCACAGCAGATTGATTTAAAAAACAATTGGAAATACCGTGAAGAGAAAACGCAAAAATGGTATTCGGCGACTGTTCCGGGAGAAATTCATACAGATTTGCTAAACAGTAAATTGATACCAGATCCGTTTTACCGAGATAATGAAGAAAAACTGCAATGGATAGAACGCAAAAACTGGGAATATAAAACCACTTTTCAGGTTACAGCAAATATGCTGAAAAAGAAAAACACAGATTTAGTTTTTGACGGATTAGATACTTATGCATCTGTTTATGTAAACAATCAGCTGGTTTTAAAAGCGGATAATATGTTTCGTCAATGGCGTGTTGAGGTCAAAAAAGTTTTGAAATCAGGAAATAATGATTTGAGAATCGTATTTCAATCGGCACAAAATGTGGTTGATTCGTTGGCTAAAAAAGATTATCCATTTGTAATTCCAGACAATCCACGTGCTTATGTACGTAAAGCACAATACCATTTTGGCTGGGATTGGGGACCAAAATTTACAACTTGCGGAATCTGGAAAATGCCAAGATTGGAATCTTATGATGAAAAAAATCCTGAGAAACCTTATGTTTTAAATCGAAAGATTGAATTAATACAAGAGCCAGATAGTTTGGGGAGATCTTTCTATTTTAAAATTGATGGAAAGCCAGTTTATATGAAAGGAGCCAATTATATTCCATCTGATGCTTTTCTTTCTAGAGTAAATAAAAAAGAATATGAAAAAATAGTTTTATCTGCCAAAGAAGCCAATATGAACATGCTTCGCGTTTGGGGCGGAGGCATTTATGAAGACGATTATTTCTACGATTTATGTGATAAATACGGAATAAATGTCTGGCAGGATTTTATGTTCGCTGGTACAATGGTTCCTGGAGATGATGCTTTTTTTGATAATGTAAAAAAAGAAGTTCAGTATCAGGTAAAGCGATTGCGCCATCATCCAAGCATCGTTTTATGGTGTGGAAACAACGAATCTGATGAAGCCTTTAAAAATTGGGGCTGGATGAAAAGTTTTAAAATTTCAAAACAAGATTCCATCCGTTTATGGAAAGACTATACACGTTTATTTCATGACAGTATTCCGAAATGGGTAAAAGAAGTCGATGGTAAACGTCCGTATTTAAGTTCGTCGCCTTTACATCATTGGTCAAAAGCAAAAAGTGTAACCGAAGGAGACAGCCACTATTGGGGAATTTGGTGGGGATTAGAGGATATTGAAGCCGTTCAGAAAAAAACAGGACGTTTTGTGAGCGAATACGGAATGCTGTCTTTACCGAATTATGCTTCAATTGAAAGTTTTACTTCTCCAGAAGACCGTCATTTATATTCAGATATACTAAAAGTACATTTAAAAGCGGGCAAAGGTTTTGAAAAATTAGATTCCTATCTCGGTAAATATTTTATCGATGCTTCTAAAATAAAAAAGATGAACTTGGAAGATTATGCCTATTTGAGTCAGTGTCTGCATTATTATTCAATCAAAAATATTGTTGGAATTCATCGTTCGAAAGCGCCTTACAATATGGGAACTTTAGTTTGGCAGTTAAATGATTGTTGGCCTGTAGCAAGCTGGAGTATTACTGATTATAATAACCGACAGCCAAAAGCAGCCTGGTATGCTATTAAGGAAGCGTACAGAGATGACATAAAACCAGAAACTGATTTTACACATCCGAAAGATCTGCAACTGGAAGATCCAAAAATCAGCTGGGAAATAAAAGGAAATAACATAATCATAAAAGCTCAGAAAATGGCAAAATACGTTTGCATCTCGATGAAAGGGTATAACGGAAAATGGAGCGATAATTATTTTGATTTAAAAGCAAGAGAAGAAAAAATAATTTCGTTTGAAGGGAAAATAGCAAAACCGGAGATTAAAATTTATTCTTTGTTTGAGGTTTTGGAAAGATATAAATAG
- a CDS encoding GH92 family glycosyl hydrolase — protein MKILLSGFLALNLFFANPAISQQKKGKQTDINYTQYVDPLIGSAGHGHVFVGANVPFGAVQLGPVNIFEGWDWCSGYNYASNTILGFTHTHLSGTGIGDLNDILVLPISGKVGLTKGTKEDMVNGYGSYFSHKNEVTKPGYYSVLLDKYKVKAELTASERVGFHKYTFENTHDSHILIDLADGIGWDRPEKTFIKKISETKIEGYRYSTGWASDQRIYFAMEFSEPITNMMVYDSTAVMKGTDGEGLKIKAVLDFKTLKNKQILVKVGISPVSAENASANIKAEIPDWDFEAVVKLADSKWNKELNKVQIKADEKTMKVFYTSLYHTMFAPSIFNDANGDYRGTDKKVYEKANFTNYTTFSLWDTYRGLHPLYTITQPEKINDIVKSFLAIYQQQGRLPVWHLMGNETNTMNGNHSIAVIVDAYLKGYRDYDVNLAYDAIKKTAMQTRDGMDYVQRLEYIPADKMLESVGNALEYAIDDYCIALMAKALNKADDYNYFTKRANLYKLYFDKETTFMRGKLTNGNWRTPFNPLSSAHRKDDYVEGNAWQYTWLVPQDPYGLIDLFGSEDKFIAKLDSLFLITDKVEGEDVSPDISGLIGQYAHGNEPNHHIPYLYAYAGQPWKTAKLIREIDDKFYSTKPDGLCGNEDLGQMSAWYILSSMGFYSVNPANGIYVLGSPLVNSAEIHHKKGISFTINAVNNSASNIYIQKAEYNGKPYTKSYITQEMIVKGGELKLYMGSKPSSTFGIKKEDRPQ, from the coding sequence ATGAAAATACTATTAAGCGGTTTCTTGGCATTAAATTTATTTTTTGCTAATCCGGCAATTTCACAGCAAAAAAAAGGAAAACAAACCGATATAAATTATACACAATATGTAGATCCGCTTATTGGTTCGGCGGGTCATGGTCACGTATTTGTAGGTGCAAATGTTCCTTTTGGAGCGGTGCAGTTAGGTCCAGTAAATATTTTTGAAGGATGGGATTGGTGCAGCGGTTATAACTACGCCAGCAATACCATTTTGGGTTTCACACACACGCATTTAAGCGGAACTGGAATTGGAGATTTAAATGATATTTTGGTGCTTCCTATCAGCGGAAAAGTTGGTTTGACAAAAGGGACAAAAGAAGATATGGTAAACGGTTACGGCTCTTATTTCTCTCATAAAAACGAAGTGACTAAACCAGGATATTACAGCGTTTTATTGGATAAATATAAAGTCAAGGCCGAATTAACAGCCAGCGAAAGAGTTGGTTTTCATAAATATACTTTCGAAAACACACACGATTCACATATTTTAATTGATCTTGCTGACGGAATTGGCTGGGACAGACCCGAAAAAACTTTCATTAAAAAAATAAGCGAAACCAAAATTGAAGGATATCGCTATTCTACAGGCTGGGCTTCAGATCAGCGTATTTATTTTGCAATGGAATTTTCTGAGCCAATCACCAATATGATGGTTTATGACAGTACAGCTGTGATGAAAGGAACAGATGGAGAAGGCTTAAAAATAAAAGCGGTTTTAGATTTTAAAACTTTAAAAAACAAACAGATTCTGGTAAAAGTCGGAATTTCTCCAGTAAGTGCCGAAAATGCATCTGCCAATATAAAAGCGGAAATTCCTGATTGGGATTTTGAAGCTGTCGTAAAATTGGCAGATTCAAAATGGAACAAGGAACTTAATAAAGTTCAGATTAAAGCTGATGAAAAAACAATGAAGGTTTTTTACACTTCATTATACCATACCATGTTTGCCCCTTCTATTTTTAACGATGCCAACGGAGATTATAGAGGAACAGACAAAAAAGTGTATGAAAAAGCCAATTTTACCAACTACACGACTTTTTCGCTTTGGGATACTTACCGTGGACTGCATCCATTATACACCATTACACAACCTGAAAAGATCAATGATATTGTAAAGTCGTTTTTAGCGATTTATCAGCAGCAGGGCAGATTGCCAGTCTGGCATTTAATGGGCAACGAAACCAATACAATGAATGGAAATCATTCTATTGCCGTTATCGTCGATGCTTATTTAAAAGGATATCGAGATTATGATGTCAATTTAGCGTACGACGCCATTAAAAAAACGGCAATGCAAACGCGTGACGGAATGGATTATGTTCAGAGATTAGAATATATTCCAGCGGATAAAATGCTGGAATCTGTTGGAAATGCTTTAGAATATGCTATCGATGATTATTGTATTGCTTTGATGGCAAAAGCTTTAAACAAAGCAGACGATTATAATTATTTTACCAAAAGAGCCAATTTATACAAACTGTATTTTGATAAAGAAACCACTTTTATGCGCGGTAAATTGACCAATGGAAATTGGAGGACACCGTTTAATCCGCTTTCTTCAGCACATCGAAAAGACGATTACGTTGAAGGAAATGCGTGGCAGTACACTTGGTTGGTTCCGCAAGATCCGTACGGTTTAATTGATTTATTTGGCAGTGAAGATAAATTTATTGCAAAACTAGATTCACTTTTTTTAATAACTGATAAAGTAGAAGGAGAAGATGTTTCGCCAGATATCAGCGGTTTAATAGGTCAATATGCTCATGGAAACGAACCAAATCATCATATTCCCTATTTGTACGCTTATGCCGGACAGCCTTGGAAAACAGCGAAATTAATTCGAGAAATCGATGATAAATTCTACTCAACAAAACCAGACGGATTATGCGGGAACGAAGATTTAGGGCAAATGTCGGCTTGGTATATTTTATCTTCTATGGGATTCTATTCGGTTAATCCTGCAAACGGAATTTATGTTCTAGGAAGTCCGTTAGTAAACAGTGCTGAAATTCATCATAAAAAAGGCATTTCATTTACGATAAATGCGGTTAATAACAGCGCATCAAATATTTATATTCAAAAAGCAGAATATAACGGAAAACCATATACAAAATCATATATCACACAAGAGATGATCGTAAAAGGAGGAGAATTGAAATTATACATGGGAAGTAAACCGTCATCAACTTTTGGGATTAAAAAAGAAGATAGGCCTCAATAA